A stretch of the Pleurodeles waltl isolate 20211129_DDA chromosome 2_1, aPleWal1.hap1.20221129, whole genome shotgun sequence genome encodes the following:
- the LOC138259914 gene encoding olfactory receptor 5V1-like: MIKDNHTTFDGFLILGLTQLPEFQIPLFLLFLLIYLMVLMGNSVIIFLVCVEPRLHSPMYFFLVNLSLLEMCCISVTIPKMQEMLVTQRKDISFAACITQLYLFLCFTNIEMYLLSAMACDRYVAICNPLRYSLVMNRAICLLLAATCWLLGFLSPLAHTVLISMASFCGSTEINHFFCDITALMTLSCSDTALIELFSYLEGVIFGMGPFGATITSYVYIFTTILRIPSSEGKRKAFSACSSHLIVVILFYGTCIGVYMRPTSSFSMDENKVATVVYVTMVPMLNPLIYSLRNKEVKHAMRNILRIL, encoded by the coding sequence ATGATAAAGGATAATCACACTACATTTGACGGCTTTCTTATCCTGGGTCTTACTCAACTTCCGGAGTTTCAGATCCccttatttttgttatttcttctaATCTATTTAATGGTATTAATGGGAAATTCTGTAATCATCTTCCTGGTTTGTGTCGAACCACGCTTACACAGCCCGATGTATTTCTTTCTTGTCAATTTATCTCTCTTGGAAATGTGCTGCATATCAGTCACTATCCCTAAAATGCAGGAGATGCTCGTCACTCAACGGAAAGATATCTCCTTTGCAGCATGTATCACTCAGCTGTATTTGTTCCTGTGCTTCACAAATATTGAAATGTATCTCTTATCTGCAATGGCTTGTGACAGGTATGTGGCAATATGCAACCCCTTACGCTACTCACTTGTCATGAACAGGGCCATCTGCCTACTACTAGCTGCCACTTGCTGGTTGCTGGGCTTCTTGTCTCCGCTGGCACATACCGTTCTAATATCTATGGCATCTTTTTGTGGGTCAACAGAAATTAATCATTTTTTCTGTGACATTACGGCGCTAATGACATTGTCCTGCTCAGACACTGCTCTCATTGAACTATTTTCATACCTAGAAGGTGTAATCTTTGGAATGGGCCCCTTCGGAGCAACAATCACTTCATATGTCTACATCTTCACCACTATTCTTAGAATCCCTTCTTCAGAAGGAAAGCGCAAGGCGTTCTCTGCCTGCTCATCCCACCTCATTGTGGTAATCCTGTTTTATGGAACGTGTATAGGTGTTTACATGCGGCCAACCTCATCCTTCTCTATGGACGAAAACAAAGTGGCAACTGTGGTCTACGTTACAATGGTGCCAATGCTCAACCCATTAATCTATAGTCTTCGAAACAAAGAGGTAAAACATGCCATGCGTAACATTTTGAGGATACTATAA